The sequence ACCTGTTCAAAAGACTGGCTCCAGAACAAGTCAGTCCTTGTCCGCTTCTACATTCGATTGTCGAGAATGTGGACCTCTGGGGAGTGAGCCCCTGTCGGCGTTGTCTCCTGCCTGGTGTCATCCAGCCAGCAATATGATCAGCACCAGTGACATCATTTGCGTTGACCAAGTATTCCAATCTTCTACCGCATACGGATGGCTCCGGACTCCAGATTTGCAATATATTTTTAATTACAAGTAGCGTTCGAAATTGGATTCCATATGACCGCATTTCATGTTTGGTTTCCAACCCTAATTATGTAAGATTTCTAGCCATATAAAGTTAGTTCCTTGACATGGTCTATTTCTGGAATGAACAATGTTCTGTTCACGTATTGTATCAAAaataatacggagtacggaggtgtggaacaaaagttcccggaaactctattttgttacaacgtattgcagttacctgctgccccaccaaattttggtggggcagcaggtatctcctattattcaacaaacagcctggctcccacctttttccaaatctctccaaattcaaaacatcaaatctgcccaccatgccttccagagaaatctctctccatgataagcttgttacgcgaattcaagctcttgctttgatctcttatggaatttctatcttagatgtttctcataccctCCAGATTCCTCCTTCTACCCTCTATGACATTCAAAAGCGAGCAAAAGACCGTGGCTTTGATCCCAAGAATGACCCTCGAATTTCTCTCAGTTATGTGGAAGATGCTCCTAGATCAGGCCGGCCAAAGGaaataagcaccaaagaagctggaatcattgcCTCTGTGACTAAGAGCCGCTCAGGAagggagaaatctactgagattctggcatttgaagctggtatatcccattcaagtgttttgcgaattcttaagaaacatggctttgttattgccaaaccaacttggaaaccaggtctaactgaatctgcaaggaaaaaaaggctcaGATTCTGCCTTGCCCATAAGAACTGGACCCTAGAGGACTGGAAAAATGTTGTCTggactgatgaaacttctgtggttcttgggcatagaagaggagcagttcgtgtatggagaagatcctcagaagcttatgatCCTACCTGTATACGCCGGCGATGGAAGAAGTCCTCAGATTTCATGTTTTGGGGCTGCTTTACGTACGAGAAGAAGGGACCCTGCCATATTTGGGAACCAgagactgcagcagccaaacGTCAAGCTCAAAAGGAACTGGAtgccttgaatattgaccgtgagataaaggcaagagaggaaTGGGAGCTTGTCAATGGGATTCACCGCCTACGAATTCGCCCAAACcgtggaagaaagccaactttcaaattcactgtgaaaactggcaagcttgttcgaCGAGGCAAGGGGGGAGTTGATTGGTATAGGTATCAGAAggtgttaagattctatcatcttactattgaattctctagctaatctgatacttctttcattccaggaggtccttcttgccaaattATTCCCTTTCGTCAAGGAATGCCTTGAATCCCGacccaatactgttgttctagaagatggagctccagcacatacccatttttaccaacaagagctctacaataTACACAAGATCAACCGCTTACTTTGgcctggcaattcaccagatttgaatatgattgagcctgcctggatgtggctcaagcGACGTACAACTGCTAAAGGTGCCCCACgagaatctaagactgctgaacatgaatggaagaaagcctgggaagagctgccgcaagcaaagattcaacagtggattgagcggattccacatcatattcaagaggTTATATGCTTGGAAGGGGGTAATGAGTATAGAGAGGGTGGTTATAAGGCGCCTCGCGTATGGAAGGGTCAACGGCTTAAgggaaagctctctcaacgGCAGGATCTTGGGGCGGATTCTTGGgcagctggtctagagactttggaagctgctgaagctctagctgctctatataatttgggtagagaggatccttgggaggatttggaacaggattcagatgagagtaactagtcaatttcaggggtactttgagtttcctagcaaatttggtggggtagtaggtatttgtaaaacagtattgtctgtataagctttccgggaacttttgttccacacctccgtacaatactccgtactccgtacacgtATGGTATATACAAGGTTGAAGGTTCCATGCATATGGTGAAAGCTTGGCAACAGTTTGATCTGGCAATCTGCTATTGTGCCCATTCCGGCTTCCTATCTTCAACGTTCATTGAGTTACACTGGAAGAGACAAAACATTTTCAGGAGCTTCTGCAGAGGCAAGCAGGAGAGCCAGAATCCACAGTACAGTACTTGTTCTACTCAAACAAACCCTTCCCACTTGCCATTCATGTCTGATTCCGTAGATTTCAGGCTAATATCTCACGACAAATGCTAGGTTTGCCGGTGCCACTTCATCCGACAATGACGAACAGCGTCTTCGACCTTGATACCACCTCTCAGGCACAGACGCTTGTTCCATGGGATGAAAGCCTATATGACGCCCCCACCCCAGGGCATTTTGGTGGCACGCCGTCAACCCAATATTCCTTCAGTCCCTCCCCGCACCCTACcttgcaggaaacagatcAGCTCGGCTTTCTCCCATTGGCtggatgggaccaggaagGCGAATACGAAGAGAATCCGCCAAGATATATTTGCTACACAATCGCGTGGAAAATCGTACTCAACCGTAAATCTGTGTGCAGAGATACTGAGcaggacttggttgttaCACCTAGCGATTACTGGACGGAGATTCTGAAGCCAAAGATGGAAAGTTCGTTACACGTGAAAAGGCGTAATCAGCGGGTTCGATCGGATGGTACAGACTGTTGTATCTGTAAATGATCGTTCACAGAATAACCTTGAAAAGCACTATAACTCTACGAACATTGACTGGACACCGGTGGAGAGGCAGCTCCGGAGGTGGAGCAATCTGCTTCGCATGGGCAAGAAACTTAGAGTCGTCATTTCCTTCAACTATGAGCGTGATGATAGTGGCGAAATGACTATGGGAAGACAGGTCGACAAAAGAAGCCGGGTATCAGCGACTAGAAGGATGCTTACCGAACGTGACGCACAAATTGATGCTGAAGAAAACAGCACTGGACGGCCATCGGACTGGAGGTTTGTCTATGAGCGTATGCGATGTGAGGCGCGCTCATGCCAGTCTTCTTGGTGCTGGGAAGACCCCAGTGACAAACAGCATTACAAACTAAAGTCCTCTCATCTGGCACGGCTTGTTGAGTATGTCAAAGATGGCGGTACTCTAGAGGGTCATGATGACGTCCCTGGTGGCATCCGTCGGGACCTGTACCGGGAGAATCGACACCAGGCAGATAAGAGGTATAAAAATGCCAGTAGCTTACCTGAGACAGGAGTGCCATACCCTCCAATCAGCATCAATGTTTTGCCAGCACAGACATCGAGTGCGTCTGCGGCTACGTCACTCAAACCTTCAGCTTCTAACGAGCGTCTGGTGATACCAGGACTGCGAGATATATCTGTGAGGGATTACTGCAAGTGGCTGGAATCGAAGGTGAATGACGAGACATACAAAGCTGATTTCAGAAAAGCATGCGACGTAACACTGGCACATCATCTCGACCTTGAGCTGGTTCGGGACATCCGCGAATGGGTTGCACATGTGGGCACAGATATGCCGCAGAGAGAATACCATCAGGATAGAGTAGAAGACTAAGTATGGCTGGCCATACATCATCCTAATTGGAATTTGCTGTATTGAAAGCTCTGCGCATGGAGAGATTTTGTAGCGCCGCTAGGCAATTATATTACCTTCTGTTGGAGGTCAGCCTTGGCATGTGCCAAGACTTCTCCCTAATCCGGCCTAGCTCACCACGTGTTCCACAGTAGCTAGTATTCGGCCACCCTAGACCACCAGCTACAGTCAAAGAGCCCCACAATATTGATGCGCAAACCCATCGACAATGGCTTTCCATCGACACAAGTCATCATTAGAAGGGTTCCTGGATTTTTCAGAGCCCTTTTCCTTAACTTCGCAACAAAATAAGGCAGCAAGTGGCATTCTCAATAAGCTGATTGAGGATTATGGCGTAGAAAAACCGGGACGGAGGGGTTACATGCCCGCGATGCTAATCAACGCAACATTCGAACATGTGCATGCGCAATCCAAGGATGCCTTCCTGAACTTCTTCATTTTGTATATTCACGAACATCTGGATGGGAATACTGTCGAGCCTGATATATCTCTTGCGTTAGCTTATCTCGATGGGTTCTCCTCGTTTGATACAGACAAGAAAAATGAAGTTCGGAGCGCTGTCGAGCTTTTTGCCAACTACGTGGTTGATAATTTTTTTACTCCACGTAAGTTCATTATAGTACATATCATTTATGGCTGATAAAACTGGTTAATTCAACCTGTTCAGTCAGGGCTTCGTCGGTGAAGACACCTCAGCCGACACCCATTTCACTCTCCTCAATGCAGGCGTCCACACCAACAGGTATAACGCAGCGCGTGTCTATCCTCCGACAGAGTTGTCTTATCCGCGACCATCATCGTTGTGTCGTCACCCATCGGTTTGATAGGAAAGAAGCCCAGCGGCGAATAAAGCAAGATGGGATTGAGAGCAAAGATGATGACGGAGAACTTCTTCGAAACGAACCTGATGACTTCGAGTATCTAGAAGTTGCTCACATACTTCCTCATTCGCTAAACTCTATGGCGTCAGGAAATACAGAATTGGTATGAACATCCTATTATAAGAGCACACTCGGCCCTACTGACATTGACTCCTAGAGTGACTCGAAGAAGAACGTAATCCAAATCTTGTCTATGTTCGAACCCGGAATCACTCACCTTATTGAGGGCCAAGATATTGACAGTCCAAAAAATGCCCTGACGTTAACCCATCACTATCATCGGCTACTCGGTGAATTTGAAATATATTTCGAGCCTATAGAAGGGGTGCACAACCGGTACATAATTAGATCGACAGAAAGGGACCCTATTCTTCGTGATCGATTACTTCCCATTACTCGTACGCTTACCCTTAGCCCGAGCCGTACTATCGAACCCCCTTCCCCTCGACTACTCAAAGTTCACCGTGCGATTGCTCTTATTCTCAAACTCAGTGACGCAGGGGAGTACATAGAGAATATCCTTCGAGATATGGAAGATGTCAAGGTGGAAGAAGACGGGTCAACAAATTTAGGACGTCTGTTGAGCCTACGACTTGGTGGTTGGTTGAGGACATTGGCTGTCTTCTGACGGCTGGCCGAGGCAGTCTTGCTGGTAAATAGGATAGGTAGCAGTTAATTGTATTATTGTAAAGCGTGCAGCTGTCAACCGATTTAATTCCGAGTAGGGAAACACCTGCCAAGGTAAGGAATGCCGAAGACTTATGAGAAAATCCACAGCATCGCGATAGATATTATGTTTATATATAACTTGATGCCACAGGTCTTGTCATAATCAAAGATAATAAAAGTATCCTATTCAAAACCGCACTGCTCAATTGATATCCCAGCACTTCGAAAGTGGCCTGCGGCACTCTTTTTTTGCTCCAACAACATCAATACATTGCTGAAGGAAAACGCTGAAACCCTGGTCAGGATTCTCCTCATATAATGACcagttcttcttgatataaGCTTTCAACTCAGCAAAGAATTCCTCTATTGGGTTCAGATCAGGTGAGTAGGGCGGCAAATATAGTAGTTTCACTCCTGCATCAAAGCACATCTGCTTTAGCCTAGCTGAGTGGTGGAATGATGCATTATCCATCACAAGGACAGAGTTTGGTTCTGGCCACTGCCCACAGTGCTGGAGCAGCTGCCCAATAAAATCTTTGAAGAAAGCTGCATCAGTTGAACCAGTAAAGACATGAGAAAGGAGGATGCCATTCTGGGTATAGGCAGGCAGTATCTGATAATGTTGGTCCCTGTGGAACCTCGACACTTGGACTGGTGTCACGCCCAGTGGAGACCAACGACTGTGCCTAAATCCTATCTGTTTATCACATCCAGATTCATCAATGTAGACCAGATGATATGAACTAAATTTGGACAGTCTATGCAGATAGAAATTGTGTAGATCAGGGTTCTGCTCTTTTGCTCTCTGTTGAGCTTTCTTTTTGGTCCAATTCGCGCGACAGAGCGCCCTTTTGATGCTAGCTGTTGATGTTAATATATCAAATTCGTCCTGAAGGAAGACAACCATCTCATCAACATAGAGGCTGGGTTTTTCAATGAGATGATCACAAAGGGCGTCAAGCATCGGATGCGTAATACTTCTAGGCTGGCCAGCATGAATTAGAGGCGGACTGGCGCTGCCAAACAACCGTAGGTTTCTTTGAATATGCGTGATAGTACGCTCGCTACAACCAGCAGCCTCGGAGGTCATCCATCGCCGAGAATATGATTATGAGCCATCTCTATCCCAACGAAGTCGAAATGAAAgagatgaagtgatgttaTCGCACTCGAAGAACCGTAGAGCTGGTCAAGATTGTGAGCAGGATGTCCTAGTCATTCGTGACCGTGAAAACGCTCAAGACCATCGTGAGAGCGCCGACATTATGACGGAAGCCGACTATTATTATTGTCACCACACTGCTGGTGCAACCATTGGTGAAGCATACAATGGAGCAACAAAGGATTGGAGCATGATAGATGTACCTCCCGGGACCAAAAGAGTAACTCTGGACGGTGTGGGAGGtgtaaggtagttcaccactaagcaagccacaccactaaatgagccaaatcttccaccaccaaaattcctccaacattcaacattcaatatgtgacaacatggtcaacaacacctcaattaggcttgcaattaaagatcttgaattatAAGAGATCTCAAATTATACTATAACTGtaagaaagtactcagttaattAAGAGATTCTGCATCAATAGTATAAAaacttgcaacttgctcagaataaagcagtctcttaatataagaaaaagctctctgatatacagaagacaAAGCTtctaaattatataaacaagctctctagctgcAGTCTTGTTATTACATCTCAGATTCTACAAAATATcatacaagagatgacagaagagaatattgagATTAACTAGATTAATTAATTTCACAAGCAGCATAATAACAAGattaaatatatttatcttaAAATAATTAATCAAAATAGacagatagcagataactatcagtgctttaagTACTTCTATATACTTATAATTTAATAATTTATTTGattacttgtaattgcaGTTATTGATACTAACTAACTATTTAATTACTACTTATAGAGTAGTtgaagcagaaaattaattaatataatcttaagttcttaaatatctataactttaataaaaaagaatttcttctagacttctgtcatatcttaaagtaattagtctctattgaagctttataagctggaaagaatattattatttagaatgaTAGTTAAGAATTTCTCTTATTGCTCTactcagtctctgctgaagaaattacactatcttcagctcttatttatcagagtgaatcacaagatcttcagaatatatagctagataattataataaaagTGAAATGAGTCTACTTTGCAGCTTTAACAAATAGTTAGagcaataataaatatgGACTGAAGTAATTAAAATGGGTTTTTAATTAGCAtactaagaaacaagtaGATTAAGAAAGATATCTGCTTTTACTAGATAGGCATTTCtcttatataaatataaaatttattgaatatgctgattataaaaagattcttcttataattcttcCACCACATTCAACTTActgtttgcaatct is a genomic window of Coccidioides posadasii str. Silveira chromosome 3, complete sequence containing:
- the RAD30_2 gene encoding DNA-directed DNA polymerase eta rad30 (EggNog:ENOG410PFN6~COG:L), producing MTNSVFDLDTTSQAQTLVPWDESLYDAPTPGHFGGTPSTQYSFSPSPHPTLQETDQLGFLPLAGWDQEGEYEENPPRYICYTIAWKIVLNRKSVCRDTEQDLVVTPSDYWTEILKPKMESSLHVKRRNQRVRSDGTDCCICK
- a CDS encoding uncharacterized protein (EggNog:ENOG410JB76); the protein is MGKKLRVVISFNYERDDSGEMTMGRQVDKRSRVSATRRMLTERDAQIDAEENSTGRPSDWRFVYERMRCEARSCQSSWCWEDPSDKQHYKLKSSHLARLVEYVKDGGTLEGHDDVPGGIRRDLYRENRHQADKRYKNASSLPETGVPYPPISINVLPAQTSSASAATSLKPSASNERLVIPGLRDISVRDYCKWLESKVNDETYKADFRKACDVTLAHHLDLELVRDIREWVAHVGTDMPQREYHQDRVED
- a CDS encoding uncharacterized protein (EggNog:ENOG410Q5KE) yields the protein MAFHRHKSSLEGFLDFSEPFSLTSQQNKAASGILNKLIEDYGVEKPGRRGYMPAMLINATFEHVHAQSKDAFLNFFILYIHEHLDGNTVEPDISLALAYLDGFSSFDTDKKNEVRSAVELFANYVVDNFFTPLRASSVKTPQPTPISLSSMQASTPTGITQRVSILRQSCLIRDHHRCVVTHRFDRKEAQRRIKQDGIESKDDDGELLRNEPDDFEYLEVAHILPHSLNSMASGNTELSDSKKNVIQILSMFEPGITHLIEGQDIDSPKNALTLTHHYHRLLGEFEIYFEPIEGVHNRYIIRSTERDPILRDRLLPITRTLTLSPSRTIEPPSPRLLKVHRAIALILKLSDAGEYIENILRDMEDVKVEEDGSTNLGRLLSLRLGGWLRTLAVF
- a CDS encoding uncharacterized protein (EggNog:ENOG410PP1R~COG:S) — translated: MLSHSKNRRAGQDCEQDVLVIRDRENAQDHRESADIMTEADYYYCHHTAGATIGEAYNGATKDWSMIDVPPGTKRVTLDGVGGVSCSLVITSQILQNIIQEMTEENIEIN